caaaaaacaaacaatccaCTTGGGACTGGCGGGGAGCCAGACCGCGGGATTGCCTTTTAAGACTTGCGTCTCAATAGGAAACCCCCCAAGTATTTTGATCTGTTTTCATAACTGTAACAATTTTCATCCCTTGGCTTTGTAGCGTATTATTGTTCCCTTCTTTCTAGTCAGTTAAAGAAACAGCCGGTACAAATGAAGGCAAAACAAGCACATGTCGCTGTGGGTAAAATACGTCATTTCAAAAGAtttaggaaagacaaaaaaccacTGCCCGTCTTAACTCCTGCCAAGAAACCATTACCGAGGACGGAGGTGTGGTGAAAACCCCTTGAACGCCGCAGTTCAACGGCAGTAACAACCACAGATCTTAGATCTATTgtgtagctttatttttataggaCCTATCATAGACTCTTTTACATAACTTAAATGATTATCAAATAATCTCCTGTACACAATGAGACCGAGCCGCATTGCTTTCCGAGCTTTGACACATTCCTGGAAGAAATCCAACCGTCTGTAGGAATCACATCGCCGCAGAGGCTACAGTACATTTTTGTCCCGAACTTACACCATCAATTAATTTACGTATCGCTGTAAATTGCTGTTTGCAAGATCCTGCAAGGCATTGTTAAATTTCAGGACACTAAGTTTTGGtagcagcatttttaattttgcccttttttttttccttgcctttgtgTCCTCAGCTGAACATCCGCCAGCACTTGCGATGCAGGCGAGCCAGGGAAAAACTTTAAATATACCGCAAGAGTTGACCGAGTTTTACTTTTAGACTGAAATCATTTACAAATGGTCACGGCTGCCTTCCAGAAGAGCAGCCCCCGTTGCAAGGGCGCGTAAGACAGGTACCACCAAGCCACGTCTGCCTACAGCAAGACAAAACCTGACCCTAAGGAAGGCGAAGGGAAGGGAGTCACCGGCCGCtagaaaaacacctgaaggaacCCAggatttcacattttatttgcagCGTCTCCCAAACCGCAGGAGGAGGCGACTCGCAGAGCAGGAGGTCGAGTCCCGCAGGAGCCGTGGCCGTGGTTGCTGGTGGGGAcggtcacacacacacacacacacgcacgcgcacacacacacgcggCGGGGCCAGcggagcccccagccccacgcgtGAGCGGCGGGAGGTCCCCGCTCTCCCCCGAGCGTCCGTCAGGTCCCAGCGCCGCGCCCGCGGGTGGGctccccccatcctccccccccAATTCACCGtcccgggcggggcgggcgggggcggcggggccgggccctgCGGCGCTGCCCTACAGGCCGGAGTAGGCGGCGCGGTGGTAGCCGGCGCTGTAGTCGTAGGGCACCTGCGGCGGGGGCAGCGGGCACTCGGGGAAGAAGGGGGCGAACCCCGCCGACAGGTGCCCGCCGGGCTCTTCGCTGCCGCCGGGGGCCGGTTCCCCGCCGCCGGGGTAGAGCGGGCGCAGCGCTTCGGACGGCGCCTTCTTGGGCGGGCTGCAGGGCCCGGCCGGGCTCCAGGGCGGCTCGGGGTAGAGCAGCCCGCCCAGCAGCGGGTGGTGGGCGCCGGGCAGCGGCAGTGGCGCTTCGTAGAGGCCGTGCTCCAGGCCCAGCTCGGCGGGCAGGCGGGCGGCGGTGCCGCCGGGGAAGGCGTCCGGTGGGGCGGCGTGCTCGGGCAGCAGCGCGCCGTACTCGGGGCCCAGCAGCTCGAAGAACTCGGTCGCCTCCGCTCCGCCTCCGCCTTTCTCCAGCTCCTTAGCGCCCGGCGGTGGCCCgcgggcggcgggcagcgccggcTCCGTGAAGAAGGAGGGCGGCAGGTTGCGGTCCCGCAGCGGCACCTTCCGCGgaccgcccgccgccccgctgccgccgcccgccgccccgccgccgcccgccgcctcgccgccgcccgccgccccccggccctgctgcagggagccgAAGAGGGCCGCCAGGCTCTTGCTCTGGAGGCTGCTGGCCGCCTGCGAGGCctcccggcgcggcgggggcttggcggggcaggcggcgggcggggaggcggcggcggcgggcggcggcggagcgggcggcggcggcggggcggcggcgatGATGCCGGTGCAGCGCTTGATCTGCTTCTGCAGGTACTTCCTATGGTTCACCTTCCGCTTGGACTTCACCGGCTTGTCCAGCGCCAGCTTGATGTTGCTGGAGGCCGAGTCGATGAAGCTCAGCAGGTCCCTGGTGGCTTCTTTAAAGTCCCCCGCgtcgcccccgccgccgccctcgTAGCCCTTCTCCAGGTCGGCATAGCCCAGGAggccgccgccggcggggaAGCAGAAGGAGAGGAGGTGGTGGGGGCTGAGCAGCGCGGCTGGCACGGCCatggccggcggcggggcgccgCCGCCCCGAGATCCGCAGCGctgcgcggggcgggcggccgcgACGACGGCGGGGAAAaggcggcgggcgggggaggaggagggctcaGGAGCGGGGCTGGCCCCGGCCCTCCCCGCCTCCCTGCCGGGCGCCcgggggccgggcccggccggcTGCACCCACCTCCCCCGGCTGGGGACATGGGCAGCGGCGGAGGGGAGGGACGAGGATCACCCCCGGGACAGGTACACACACACCCCGGgacaggcacacacacacagaccccGGGACaggcacacacaccccccaggACAGGTACACACGGCCCGCGGGACAGGTACACAGGCCCCAGGACAGGTACACAGCCCCCGGGACAGGTACACACACACCCCGGGACAGGAACACACACCCCGGGACAGGAACACACACCCCGGGGGCCAGATACACAGACATCCCCTGAGCAGATGCACACACCCGCTCTGGACCAGGTACACAGCATCAGTGTGATCCCCATCACCAGTGTGCAGCCACCCCCAGCACTGTCCCCCCAgtcctgcagctgctcagctggCACAAAACGTGGTCCTCTGCCCGAGATCTGACCCGGTGGTGCTGGATCCCCTGCACGGCTCTAGGCACAAGGATATGGAGACACGCTCTTGCTCTGACACCTGCCAGGATGCACAAGCCTGAATTAATTTGCAAaaggttgttggggtttttttttccaagctcaTTGCTGTGCACATTACCCAGCATGTTGTATTTTCCTAATCAGGTCAAGTCCTGAGAAAATCCAGCGCTGTGATCCACTAGAGATTTTAAATGACTTGGTTGCTTTCAGttaaaactgaatatttttacttgCATGGGTTTAGTGAAGCAGCAGTATAAATCTTCCAAatggaaggcagaaaaattaGTGAAGTGGCTAAATAAAGTACCGGTAACAGCTCCTGAAGGAACTATCTTGCCTTTTCTGGTTGGGAGGGAGAAGTATTTGGTTGATCTTCCTTTAGAAAACTTTTACATTGATGCAGAACAACCTCAACCCTTTGAGctccagatttattttcagagattgTATATGTCCAAATATGACTAAAGACGCATATCTGATTTTGCCTGAAATAAAGTGAGTTTTCTTGGTCTGCATCGATTCATTAGAAATGCAGGATTTTTGTGttggaaggagaaaacagcgaaactctgcagaagagaaacaggCTCCTAAGACTATTAgtggtaaaaaaagaaaaaatcagccAAATTTACCTCACTGTGGTTTCAAACACTTGTTGAATGCAAAGCAAGTATtgcaaggagaaaagaggagaaagcacACATTTCACGATAGGAAAAAAAGGCTCAAAATCctctacaaaacaaaaatgctgattttcttgGTCTCTCACTTGCATCTCAGCAAGTCTCAGCAGAATCCCAACAGCAGGCAGAGCCTTGTGGTCCCAGGCGCAGCCTTGGCTCTGGTGCTGGCACATCTCGACTGGGTCTCCTTGCAAAACCTGCTGGAGCCTCCCGGAGTCTTGTTTGGGGAGTCTCGTAtttggtgacatggacagcgggatcgagtgcaccctcagcaagtttgccgacaacaccaagctgtgtggtgtggtcgacacgctggagggaagggatgccatccagagggaccttgacaggctggagaggtgggcccgtgcgaaccgcatgaagttcaacaaggccaagtgcaaggtcctgcatgtgggttggggcaatcccaagcacaactacaggctgggtggagaatggattgagagcaggcctgaggagaaggacttgggggtgttggtggatgagaagctcaacatgagccggcagtgtgcgcttgcagcccagaaagccaaccgtgtcctgggctgcatcaaaagcagcgtgaccagcaggttgagggaggggattctgtccctctgctccactcttgtgagaccccacctggagtactttgtccagctctgggggccccagtacaggagagacatggagctgttggagagagtccagaggaggccacgaagctgatcggagggctggagcacctctgctatgaggacaggctgagagagttgggattgttcagcctggagaagagaaggctctggggagacctgatagcagccttccagtacctgaaggggcctacaggaaagatggagagggactgtttacaagggcatggagtgacaggacaagggttaatgggtttaaactaaaagagggtagatttagattagatgttaggaagaaattcttgactgttagagtggtgaggcactggaacaggttgcccagagaggttgtgtatgcccctggatccctggcagtgttcaaggccaggttggatggggctttgggcaacctggtctagtggagggtgtccctgcccatggcagggggttggaactagatgatctttgaggtcccttccaacccaaactgttctgtcGTTCTATGAGTTGCTCTAAGTGCAACTGTgcaactgaagcaaaaaaatactCTTAGGCAGAGGGCTATGGGAAATCCATATATCAGTCCATATCAGAGTGGGTATGTATACATAGGAGACGGATTTAAACTACTTAGCTGAAGTATAACTGACATGGATTAGCTACCCGAGCTTTTACCCTGAGGTCCTGTCCAGCCCTGTCAAGCTTTTCAGCCTGCTCCAAGCTCCCTATTGATGGGGAAATATAAAGAACACCACATATATACCCCCTGTGTGCTCCACTAgataattttgcatttactttGAGGCCACTTCAAACTGCACATGGGTCTA
This sequence is a window from Balearica regulorum gibbericeps isolate bBalReg1 chromosome 1, bBalReg1.pri, whole genome shotgun sequence. Protein-coding genes within it:
- the FAM181B gene encoding LOW QUALITY PROTEIN: protein FAM181B (The sequence of the model RefSeq protein was modified relative to this genomic sequence to represent the inferred CDS: deleted 2 bases in 2 codons); this encodes MSPAGGGGCSRPARPPGARQGGGEGRGQPRSEPSSSPARRLFPAVVAAARPAQRCGSRGGGAPPPAMAVPAALLSPHHLLSFCFPAGGGLLGYADLEKGYEGGGGGDAGDFKEATRDLLSFIDSASSNIKLALDKPVKSKRKVNHRKYLQKQIKRCTGIIAAAPPPPPAPPPPAAAASPPAACPAKPPPRREASQAASSLQSKSLAALFGSLQQGRGAAGGGEAAGGGGAAGGGSGAAGGPRKVPLRDRNLPPSFFTEPALPAARGPPPGAKELEKGGGGAEATEFFELLGPEYGALLPEHAAPPDAFPGGTAARLPAELGLEHGLYEAPLPLPGAHHPLLGGLLYPEPPWSPAGPCSPPKKAPSEALRPLYPGGGEPAPGGSEEPGGHLSAGFAPFFPECPLPPPQVPYDYSAGYHRAAYSGL